Proteins found in one Azospirillum thermophilum genomic segment:
- a CDS encoding ParB/RepB/Spo0J family partition protein has translation MPRKFERKTKELLGGSPTPALSPALTIGSDRLFGTSAGFPHVVELDLDRVARNPDQPRRQFDEAELKSLASSIERHGLQNPILVRQRPQGDYLLIGGERRVRAHEMLGRKTIFAILTSGDPDEIALIDNIQRVDLNAVEYAAALARLAEKHGYTHEELAAVVGKDRTDVTKLLAILSLPADILEEYAGAHAHAHVSRSVMVEIAAAPDELKAELWARAKEGASVKLVRQAKRDHAQGQGARPAGGRDPARLLRASVTRILRDVAVVREQRSHLAPAERERLRKLRAEIDAILQEP, from the coding sequence ATGCCGCGTAAGTTCGAGCGCAAGACGAAGGAGCTGCTGGGCGGTTCCCCCACCCCCGCCCTTTCCCCTGCCCTCACCATCGGGTCGGACAGGCTGTTCGGCACCTCCGCCGGCTTCCCCCACGTGGTGGAACTGGACCTCGACCGCGTCGCCCGCAATCCGGACCAGCCGCGCCGCCAGTTCGACGAGGCGGAGCTGAAGAGCCTCGCCTCCTCCATCGAGCGTCACGGGTTGCAGAACCCGATCCTGGTGCGCCAGCGTCCGCAGGGCGACTATCTGCTGATCGGCGGCGAGCGGCGCGTCCGCGCGCACGAGATGCTCGGCCGCAAGACGATCTTCGCGATCCTGACCTCCGGCGACCCCGACGAGATCGCGCTGATCGACAACATCCAGCGGGTCGACCTCAACGCCGTCGAATATGCCGCCGCCCTGGCCCGGCTGGCCGAGAAGCACGGCTATACGCATGAGGAGCTGGCCGCGGTGGTCGGCAAGGACCGCACCGATGTGACCAAGCTGCTGGCGATCCTGTCGCTGCCCGCCGATATCCTGGAGGAGTATGCCGGCGCCCACGCCCATGCACATGTCTCGCGTTCCGTGATGGTCGAGATCGCCGCGGCGCCGGACGAGCTGAAGGCGGAGCTGTGGGCGCGGGCCAAGGAGGGCGCCAGCGTCAAGCTCGTGCGGCAGGCCAAGCGCGATCACGCGCAAGGGCAGGGCGCCCGTCCGGCCGGCGGGCGGGACCCGGCCAGGCTGCTGCGGGCGAGCGTGACGCGCATCCTGCGCGACGTGGCGGTGGTGCGGGAGCAGCGGTCGCATCTGGCGCCGGCCGAGCGGGAGCGGCTCCGCAAGCTCCGCGCCGAGATCGACGCGATCCTGCAGGAGCCGTGA
- a CDS encoding GGDEF domain-containing protein translates to MTNILTALADGVGLLALIALGYGTIRQRLTGRALLRQVLIGVLFGAGGVIAMLRSVPIAPGVFLDVKVVPVALAAPFGGTLSTLLAAAIVAAGRTLVGGAGVLPAVTGIAIAGGMVLLVVRSLPDRQRLSLSGLLLLALAASVNTVGIFVLPWDQALPIFLHGGLPVSAFTVLGILLLGTMLAREARRLEAEAALRTAAMTDPLTGLANRRAFFEAAGRAAAAARRHGTPLSLLLLDVDHFKDINDGHGHGAGDLVLVTLARVLQEGVRQSDLVARFGGEEFTILLPNAPLAGAFQLAERLCDAVRDLRIPYGGAMIRLTVSVGVATLGPDGPTADDMVKAADTAMYRAKNGGRDQVCRSGGILSPCPG, encoded by the coding sequence ATGACGAACATTCTGACGGCACTCGCTGACGGGGTTGGGCTTCTCGCCCTCATTGCGCTCGGCTACGGCACCATCCGGCAGCGCCTGACCGGCCGCGCCCTGCTGCGGCAGGTCCTGATCGGGGTGCTGTTCGGTGCCGGCGGGGTGATCGCCATGCTGCGGTCGGTGCCGATCGCGCCGGGTGTGTTCCTCGACGTCAAGGTGGTGCCTGTCGCCCTGGCCGCTCCGTTCGGCGGCACGCTGTCCACCCTGCTCGCCGCCGCCATCGTCGCCGCCGGCCGGACGCTGGTCGGCGGGGCCGGCGTCCTTCCCGCCGTGACCGGGATCGCCATCGCCGGCGGCATGGTGCTTCTGGTCGTCCGCTCCCTGCCCGACCGGCAACGGCTCAGTCTTTCCGGCCTGCTGCTGCTGGCGCTCGCCGCCTCCGTCAACACCGTGGGCATCTTCGTCCTGCCCTGGGACCAGGCCCTGCCGATCTTCCTCCATGGCGGCCTGCCGGTCTCCGCCTTCACGGTGCTGGGAATCCTCCTCCTCGGCACCATGCTGGCGCGGGAGGCCCGGCGGCTGGAGGCCGAGGCGGCCTTGCGGACGGCCGCCATGACCGATCCGCTGACCGGCCTGGCGAACCGCCGGGCCTTCTTCGAGGCGGCCGGCCGGGCCGCCGCGGCGGCACGGCGGCATGGCACGCCGCTGTCGCTGCTGCTGCTGGACGTCGACCATTTCAAGGACATCAACGACGGCCATGGGCACGGTGCCGGGGATCTGGTGCTGGTGACGCTTGCCCGCGTGCTGCAGGAGGGGGTGCGCCAGAGCGACCTCGTCGCCCGCTTCGGTGGCGAGGAGTTCACCATCCTGCTGCCCAACGCACCGCTGGCGGGGGCCTTCCAGCTTGCCGAGCGGCTGTGCGACGCCGTGCGGGACCTGCGGATTCCCTATGGCGGGGCGATGATCCGGCTGACCGTCAGCGTCGGGGTCGCGACCCTGGGACCGGATGGTCCGACCGCCGACGACATGGTGAAGGCCGCCGATACCGCCATGTACCGGGCGAAGAATGGCGGCCGGGACCAGGTGTGCCGCTCCGGCGGGATCCTGTCTCCCTGCCCCGGCTGA
- a CDS encoding isovaleryl-CoA dehydrogenase: MAHRAPSETLATHTVTNQPPDYAPCDLWRTDTALREAVRREGAGWAEEALASLGAEAGSAGVMEWGEQANRHPPEFRPFDRYGRRIDEVEFHPAYHSLMETAFRHRIQAIAWTAGRPGGHVAHAAMGYLMTQAEAGVLCPVAMTYAAVPALKRQPELAAEWLPRLLSDRYDPRFIPAVEKTGATIGMAMTEKQGGSDVRANTTVAHPLDGGGAGRPYRLTGHKWFCSAPMSDAFLTLARTGGGLSCFLVPRWLPDGTRNAIRIQRLKDKLGNRSNASAEIDYDGAEAVMIGEEGRGVAGIIEMVHHTRLDCGYAAAGLMRAALSRALHHAGHRSAFGDLLIRQPLMRPVLADLALESEAAVALVLRVARAFDAGEADPAARAFARLAVAIMKYWVAKRCPALVYEALECHGGNGYVEDGIMPRLYREAPLNAIWEGSGNVIALDVLRTLDREPAALAALETELAATRGMDARLDGWVAGIRSMLTDPAALVPQARRLVERLALALQAGLLLRHAPPAVADAFCASRLGGDWGHLFGTLPPGTDTDAILERAGAPG; the protein is encoded by the coding sequence ATGGCCCATCGCGCACCGAGCGAGACGCTGGCGACCCACACGGTCACCAACCAGCCACCGGACTATGCGCCCTGCGACCTCTGGCGGACCGATACCGCGCTGCGCGAGGCGGTGCGGCGCGAGGGGGCCGGCTGGGCGGAGGAGGCGCTGGCATCCCTCGGTGCCGAGGCGGGCAGCGCCGGGGTGATGGAGTGGGGCGAGCAGGCCAACCGCCATCCGCCGGAGTTCCGTCCCTTCGACCGCTATGGCCGGCGGATCGACGAGGTCGAGTTCCATCCCGCCTACCACAGCCTGATGGAGACCGCCTTCCGCCACCGCATCCAGGCCATCGCCTGGACCGCGGGCCGTCCGGGCGGCCATGTCGCGCATGCCGCGATGGGGTATCTGATGACCCAGGCGGAGGCTGGCGTACTCTGTCCGGTCGCCATGACCTACGCGGCGGTGCCGGCGCTGAAACGCCAGCCGGAACTGGCGGCGGAGTGGCTGCCGCGCCTGCTGTCCGACCGCTACGACCCCCGCTTCATCCCGGCGGTCGAGAAGACCGGCGCCACCATCGGCATGGCGATGACCGAGAAGCAGGGCGGCTCCGACGTGCGGGCCAACACGACCGTCGCCCACCCGCTGGACGGCGGTGGCGCCGGACGCCCCTACCGGCTGACCGGGCACAAATGGTTCTGCTCCGCCCCGATGTCCGACGCTTTCCTGACGCTGGCCCGGACCGGCGGCGGGCTGTCCTGCTTCCTGGTGCCGCGCTGGCTGCCGGACGGCACGCGCAACGCCATCCGCATCCAGCGGCTGAAGGACAAGCTGGGCAACCGCTCCAACGCCTCCGCCGAGATCGACTACGACGGCGCCGAGGCGGTGATGATCGGGGAGGAGGGGCGCGGCGTCGCCGGCATCATCGAGATGGTGCATCACACGCGGCTCGACTGCGGCTATGCCGCCGCCGGTCTGATGCGCGCGGCGCTGTCGCGGGCGCTCCACCACGCCGGCCACCGGTCCGCCTTCGGCGACCTGCTGATCCGTCAGCCGCTGATGCGTCCGGTTCTGGCCGATCTGGCGCTGGAGAGCGAGGCGGCCGTCGCGCTGGTGCTGCGGGTCGCCCGCGCCTTCGACGCGGGGGAGGCGGACCCGGCCGCCCGCGCCTTCGCGCGGCTGGCCGTCGCCATCATGAAATACTGGGTCGCCAAGCGTTGCCCCGCCCTCGTCTACGAGGCGCTGGAGTGCCATGGCGGGAACGGCTACGTCGAGGACGGCATCATGCCCCGCCTCTACCGCGAGGCGCCGCTGAACGCGATCTGGGAGGGGTCGGGCAACGTGATCGCGCTGGACGTCCTGCGCACGCTGGACCGCGAGCCGGCGGCACTCGCCGCGCTGGAGACCGAGCTGGCGGCTACCCGGGGGATGGATGCCCGTCTCGACGGCTGGGTGGCGGGGATCCGGTCGATGCTGACGGATCCCGCCGCGCTGGTTCCGCAGGCCCGGCGGCTGGTCGAGCGGCTGGCGCTGGCGCTCCAGGCCGGGCTGCTGCTGCGCCATGCCCCGCCGGCGGTGGCGGACGCCTTCTGCGCCAGCCGGCTGGGCGGCGACTGGGGCCACCTGTTCGGCACGCTGCCGCCGGGAACCGACACGGACGCCATCCTGGAGCGTGCCGGCGCGCCGGGCTGA
- a CDS encoding AAA family ATPase has protein sequence MPPIGGDEMRQLRERRGENQTQFADWLNAELGRSYTKAKISRWESGAERIPQQVLDFLAGRTEEDRPRRATFLAIANQKGGVGKTATAVNLAYALTEGGARVLLIDCDSQSNATVHVGVGNAAIVGLEQQRKTLYYVLRSEEPLSSVIIPTGERGLDLVPAGLSLADADVELAADSTGGLVLREKLDDLRGSYDFVVMDCAPNLGLVTANALSAAELVVVPVQTEALSLLGVKRLVDTITRIRRRVNPGLRIAGIIPTMYNDRLTQDRATLQELRESYAEQVPVFPPIPRATVYGKAAAAGMITLAGDPGAPGAETFREVARQIRAYAKQRDASHAA, from the coding sequence ATGCCGCCGATCGGAGGGGACGAGATGCGTCAGCTTCGCGAGCGCCGGGGGGAGAACCAGACGCAGTTCGCCGACTGGCTGAACGCGGAGCTTGGGCGCAGCTACACCAAGGCGAAGATCAGCCGCTGGGAGAGCGGGGCGGAGCGGATTCCGCAGCAGGTGCTCGACTTCCTGGCCGGCCGGACGGAGGAGGACCGGCCGCGGCGCGCCACCTTCCTCGCCATCGCCAACCAGAAGGGCGGGGTCGGCAAGACCGCCACCGCCGTCAACCTCGCCTATGCGCTGACCGAGGGCGGAGCGCGCGTCCTGCTGATCGACTGCGACTCGCAGAGCAACGCCACCGTCCATGTCGGCGTCGGCAACGCCGCCATCGTCGGGCTGGAGCAGCAGCGCAAGACGCTCTACTACGTGCTGCGCTCGGAGGAGCCGCTGTCCTCCGTCATCATTCCGACGGGCGAGCGCGGGCTGGACCTCGTCCCGGCCGGGCTGTCGCTGGCGGATGCCGATGTCGAGCTGGCGGCGGACTCCACCGGCGGGCTGGTGCTGCGGGAGAAGCTGGACGATCTGCGCGGCAGCTACGACTTCGTCGTGATGGACTGCGCGCCGAACCTCGGCCTCGTCACCGCCAACGCGCTGTCGGCGGCGGAGCTGGTCGTCGTGCCGGTCCAGACGGAGGCGCTGTCCCTGCTGGGCGTCAAGCGGCTGGTCGACACCATCACGCGCATCCGGCGCCGGGTGAACCCCGGGCTGCGGATCGCCGGCATCATCCCGACCATGTACAACGACCGCCTGACCCAGGACCGCGCGACCCTGCAGGAGCTTCGCGAGTCCTATGCCGAGCAGGTTCCGGTCTTCCCCCCGATCCCACGGGCGACCGTCTACGGCAAGGCGGCAGCGGCGGGCATGATCACGCTGGCCGGCGATCCCGGCGCGCCGGGGGCCGAGACCTTCCGGGAGGTCGCGCGCCAGATCCGCGCCTATGCCAAGCAGAGGGACGCCAGCCATGCCGCGTAA
- a CDS encoding alpha/beta fold hydrolase, which yields MKTIHLHVLKAGPADGTPVILLHGFPEFSHGWRNQIGPLAGAGFRVLAPDQRGYNLSDKPQRIADYRIGQLTGDILRLADAEGWERFHLVGHDWGGIVAWWIGLMHPYRLDRLVVLNAPHPATLRPHMARHPAQLLKSWYVGLFQLPVLPERLIRAGGFRMAERALCATSRRGTFSADELARYREAWGRPGALTAMLNWYRALRRNPRPPAVGIPVPTLILWGDRDAFLDSSLADEAAALCDDARVVHLPRATHWVQHEEADTVNRLLIDFLGGRG from the coding sequence ATGAAGACGATCCATCTGCATGTGCTGAAGGCCGGACCGGCGGACGGGACGCCGGTGATCCTGCTGCATGGCTTTCCGGAGTTCAGCCACGGCTGGCGCAACCAGATCGGACCGCTGGCCGGGGCGGGGTTCCGCGTGCTGGCCCCCGACCAGCGCGGCTACAATCTCAGCGACAAGCCGCAGCGGATCGCGGATTACCGGATCGGGCAGCTCACCGGCGACATCCTGCGGCTGGCGGATGCCGAGGGGTGGGAGAGATTCCATCTGGTCGGACATGACTGGGGCGGCATCGTCGCCTGGTGGATCGGCCTGATGCATCCCTACCGGCTCGACCGGCTGGTCGTCCTGAACGCGCCCCACCCCGCCACGCTGCGCCCGCACATGGCCCGGCACCCGGCACAGCTTCTGAAGAGCTGGTATGTCGGCCTGTTCCAGCTACCGGTCCTGCCGGAGCGGCTGATCCGGGCCGGCGGGTTCCGCATGGCAGAGCGGGCGCTCTGCGCCACCAGCCGCCGCGGCACCTTCTCCGCGGACGAACTGGCGCGGTATCGCGAGGCCTGGGGCCGGCCGGGAGCGCTGACCGCCATGCTGAACTGGTACCGGGCGCTGCGCCGCAATCCCCGACCGCCGGCCGTCGGCATTCCGGTGCCGACCCTGATCCTGTGGGGTGACCGCGACGCCTTCCTCGACAGCAGCCTTGCCGACGAGGCCGCGGCGCTGTGCGACGATGCCCGCGTCGTGCATCTGCCGCGGGCCACCCACTGGGTCCAGCATGAGGAGGCCGACACCGTCAACCGGCTGCTGATCGACTTTCTCGGCGGCAGGGGCTGA
- a CDS encoding MFS transporter yields MDRALAAVLAAVTLDAIGIGIAMPVLPGLLRDLTGRADVATLYGLLLATYGAMQFLFAPLLGSLSDRFGRRPVLLVSLAGAAADYLVITVAPALWVLLLGRILSGITGASATVAAAAIADTTQESERAGRYGLMSACFGLGIIAGPLLGGLLGAVSLRAPFLLAALLHGLGFLLVWAVLPETRRRPAGAAPAAAVRLLPSLPRLGGRAGLGRLVAVFVALQLVGQIPAALWTIYSIDRFGWSAGMVGVSLAVYGLLHLLSQAMLTGPVTRRLGERGALLLGMGTEVLAYGLVALAASGWMVFALTPLLAFGAIAGPALRALTSFRVGEDGQGELQGTLTGLASLAGVAGPVAATALYAATAEHWIGTVWLAGAVLYLLACLLVPPERAARGAGAPVGNFHPAGRPRADGGPDRRG; encoded by the coding sequence ATGGACAGAGCCCTGGCCGCCGTGCTGGCCGCCGTCACGCTGGATGCGATCGGGATCGGCATCGCCATGCCGGTCCTGCCCGGCCTGCTGCGGGACCTGACGGGCCGGGCGGACGTCGCCACCCTCTATGGGCTGCTGCTCGCCACCTACGGCGCCATGCAGTTCCTCTTCGCCCCGCTGCTGGGATCGCTGAGCGACCGCTTCGGACGCCGGCCGGTGCTGCTGGTCTCATTGGCCGGGGCGGCGGCCGATTATCTGGTGATTACGGTCGCCCCGGCCCTGTGGGTCCTGCTGCTGGGCCGGATCCTGTCCGGCATCACGGGGGCCAGCGCCACGGTCGCCGCCGCCGCCATCGCCGACACCACGCAGGAGTCGGAGCGGGCCGGACGCTACGGACTGATGAGCGCCTGTTTCGGGCTGGGCATCATCGCCGGGCCTCTTCTCGGCGGCCTGCTGGGAGCCGTGTCGCTGCGCGCCCCCTTCCTGCTGGCGGCCCTGCTGCACGGGCTGGGCTTCCTGCTGGTCTGGGCCGTTCTTCCCGAAACGCGCCGCAGGCCGGCGGGCGCAGCGCCGGCCGCCGCCGTCCGGCTGCTGCCGTCGCTGCCGCGGCTCGGCGGCCGGGCGGGACTGGGCCGTCTGGTGGCGGTCTTCGTCGCACTGCAACTGGTGGGGCAGATCCCCGCGGCGCTCTGGACGATCTACAGCATCGACCGCTTCGGCTGGAGCGCGGGTATGGTGGGGGTCTCGCTGGCGGTCTACGGCCTGCTGCACCTGCTGTCCCAGGCGATGTTGACGGGGCCGGTGACGCGCCGCCTGGGGGAGCGTGGGGCCCTTCTCCTCGGCATGGGGACGGAGGTGCTGGCCTATGGGCTGGTCGCGCTGGCGGCGAGCGGCTGGATGGTCTTCGCCCTCACGCCGCTGCTCGCCTTCGGCGCCATCGCGGGGCCGGCCCTGCGGGCGCTGACCTCCTTCCGGGTGGGGGAGGACGGGCAGGGCGAATTGCAGGGCACCCTGACCGGGCTCGCCAGCCTCGCCGGCGTCGCCGGGCCGGTCGCCGCCACCGCCCTCTATGCGGCGACCGCGGAGCACTGGATCGGCACGGTCTGGCTGGCCGGGGCGGTTCTCTACCTGCTGGCCTGCCTGCTGGTCCCGCCGGAGCGGGCGGCGCGGGGCGCCGGCGCTCCGGTTGGAAATTTCCACCCCGCCGGCCGGCCGCGGGCCGATGGCGGCCCGGACCGTCGCGGATAG
- a CDS encoding LacI family DNA-binding transcriptional regulator translates to MKTGRKSGGAVSLATIAEAANVSISTVSRIVNGQTHRASAQTAERVRQAIEELGYQPNQIGRALKQGKTRVVAMLTANLNNPVMSTIASATEAALRDIGYVMTLCDTHDREDLQDEYLQAMRAQAVQGYILVTNIRSPGLAEIVARKEPVVFACRRNPYKPGAFVGIDNLQAGAAAADYLWSHGCREPAVVFPANGSAVTEERVAGFCARMSALGVPASRITKAAAPGNFHLEVGYAAARTLPDGAPWPKGMLCVSDQIAYGVYRCARERNLRIPEDCLIVSIDGSELNSWIAPWLKSIQVPYRDFGLPIVEQLQTIWNGGEPGEVILPFSVD, encoded by the coding sequence ATGAAGACCGGTCGAAAATCAGGCGGGGCGGTTTCCCTTGCCACCATCGCGGAAGCCGCCAACGTCTCGATTTCCACCGTATCCCGCATCGTCAACGGCCAGACGCACCGGGCGTCGGCACAGACGGCGGAGCGGGTGCGTCAGGCGATCGAGGAACTGGGCTATCAGCCCAATCAGATCGGACGCGCCCTCAAGCAGGGAAAGACCCGTGTCGTCGCCATGCTGACGGCGAACCTCAACAATCCCGTGATGTCCACCATCGCATCGGCGACCGAAGCCGCGCTGAGGGACATCGGCTATGTCATGACCCTCTGCGACACCCATGACCGCGAGGATCTGCAGGATGAGTATCTGCAGGCCATGCGCGCCCAGGCGGTTCAGGGATACATCCTGGTCACGAACATCAGGAGCCCGGGTCTGGCCGAGATCGTGGCGCGCAAGGAGCCGGTGGTCTTCGCCTGCCGGCGCAACCCGTACAAGCCCGGCGCGTTCGTCGGCATCGACAACCTTCAGGCCGGGGCCGCCGCCGCCGATTACCTGTGGTCCCACGGATGCCGGGAGCCGGCGGTCGTCTTCCCGGCCAACGGTTCGGCGGTGACGGAGGAGCGTGTCGCCGGCTTCTGCGCCCGGATGAGCGCGCTCGGCGTCCCGGCGTCCAGGATCACCAAGGCAGCGGCTCCCGGCAATTTCCACCTGGAGGTCGGTTACGCCGCCGCCCGGACGCTGCCGGACGGCGCCCCCTGGCCCAAGGGGATGCTGTGCGTCAGCGACCAGATCGCCTACGGTGTCTACCGCTGTGCCAGGGAGAGGAACCTGCGGATTCCGGAGGATTGCCTCATCGTCAGCATCGACGGCAGCGAGTTGAACAGTTGGATCGCTCCCTGGCTGAAGTCGATCCAGGTGCCCTACCGGGATTTCGGCCTCCCGATCGTCGAACAGTTGCAGACGATCTGGAACGGCGGCGAGCCCGGCGAAGTGATCCTTCCCTTTTCGGTCGATTGA
- a CDS encoding DMT family transporter — MPDHRPSEPAPTPPVEAAAEAASIPAPRRDDPVRGILMVVLAVAFFSCSDAMAKYLNQTLPSIEIGWMRYAVFTVIVLPLAMAFGGGPRVIRTQRPVLQILRGLGMLGSALFFIFAVRSLPMAEAAAISYISPTFVTALSIPLLGERVGIRRWIAVLVGLMGVLIVARPGGAAFQPAAIFPVLSAMSWACGIVITRKMSGHEDTATTLVWTSLTGFVVLSVLLPFDMRMPTGFEMLLGLGIGVVSTIGQYMMVVAYRFGSASLLAPFSYVQLIWSASLGYLVFSAIPDAWTFVGTAIIAASGLYTAHRERMRRRA; from the coding sequence ATGCCAGATCATCGTCCCAGCGAGCCCGCCCCCACCCCGCCGGTGGAGGCCGCGGCCGAAGCCGCGTCCATTCCGGCGCCCCGGCGCGACGACCCGGTCCGCGGCATCCTCATGGTCGTCCTGGCGGTCGCGTTCTTTTCCTGTTCGGACGCGATGGCGAAGTACCTGAACCAGACCCTGCCGTCGATCGAGATCGGCTGGATGCGCTACGCCGTCTTCACGGTGATCGTGCTGCCGCTCGCCATGGCCTTCGGCGGCGGGCCCAGGGTGATCCGCACGCAGCGGCCGGTGCTGCAGATCCTGCGCGGGCTCGGCATGCTGGGGTCGGCGCTGTTCTTCATCTTCGCCGTACGCAGCCTGCCGATGGCCGAGGCGGCGGCGATCAGCTACATCTCGCCGACCTTCGTCACCGCCCTGTCGATCCCGCTGCTGGGCGAGCGGGTCGGGATCCGGCGCTGGATCGCCGTGCTGGTCGGGTTGATGGGCGTCCTGATCGTCGCCCGGCCGGGCGGGGCGGCCTTCCAGCCCGCCGCGATCTTTCCCGTCCTGTCGGCGATGAGCTGGGCCTGCGGCATCGTCATCACCCGCAAGATGAGCGGTCATGAGGACACGGCGACGACGCTGGTCTGGACGTCGCTGACCGGCTTCGTGGTGCTGAGCGTCCTGCTGCCCTTCGACATGCGGATGCCCACCGGGTTCGAGATGCTGCTGGGGCTGGGGATCGGCGTCGTCTCCACCATCGGGCAGTACATGATGGTGGTCGCCTACCGGTTCGGCAGCGCCTCGCTGCTGGCCCCCTTCTCCTATGTCCAGCTCATCTGGTCGGCCTCGCTCGGCTATCTGGTGTTCAGCGCCATTCCCGACGCCTGGACCTTCGTCGGCACCGCCATCATCGCCGCCAGCGGCCTCTATACCGCGCATCGCGAACGGATGCGGCGCCGGGCATAG
- a CDS encoding GntR family transcriptional regulator, which produces MPPACRAGAVLTKIVDIGSADGKTARTARPRGRQAAKPAARPARRGATAAASIYRDLRTEILSLQRKPGEAIVEKQIAESYGVSRTPVREAVLKLADEGLIEIFPQSGTIVSRIPVATLPEAIAIRRVLEEATVRYAAERATRSQIARLRACLEEQRERETAGDREGFHQADEAFHALLAEVSGYPGFWPVIQQVKVQVDRFRRLTLPVPGRMGKVVLEHEAIVEAVAAHDPEEAARALNIHLDDLQTAIVDAQEANPLYFS; this is translated from the coding sequence ATGCCGCCGGCCTGCCGAGCGGGAGCGGTGTTGACGAAGATCGTGGACATTGGATCGGCCGATGGCAAGACAGCACGCACGGCCCGTCCGCGCGGCCGGCAGGCGGCGAAGCCGGCCGCCCGCCCCGCCCGGCGCGGCGCGACGGCGGCTGCCAGCATCTACCGCGACCTGCGCACCGAAATCCTGTCGCTGCAGCGCAAGCCGGGCGAGGCGATCGTCGAGAAGCAGATTGCCGAGTCCTACGGCGTCAGCCGCACGCCGGTGCGCGAGGCGGTGCTGAAGCTGGCCGACGAAGGGCTGATCGAGATTTTCCCGCAGTCGGGGACCATCGTCTCGCGCATCCCGGTCGCCACCCTGCCGGAGGCGATCGCCATCCGGCGCGTCCTGGAGGAGGCGACCGTCCGCTATGCCGCCGAACGCGCCACCCGCAGCCAGATCGCCCGGCTGCGCGCCTGCCTGGAGGAGCAGCGCGAGCGCGAGACCGCCGGCGACCGCGAGGGTTTCCATCAGGCGGACGAGGCGTTCCATGCCCTGCTGGCCGAGGTCTCGGGGTATCCCGGCTTCTGGCCGGTGATCCAGCAGGTGAAGGTACAGGTGGACCGGTTCCGCCGGCTGACCCTGCCGGTCCCCGGCCGGATGGGCAAGGTGGTGCTGGAGCACGAGGCGATCGTGGAGGCCGTCGCCGCCCACGATCCGGAGGAGGCGGCCAGGGCGCTGAACATCCATCTGGACGACCTGCAGACCGCCATCGTCGATGCGCAGGAAGCCAACCCGCTCTATTTCTCGTAA
- the kduI gene encoding 5-dehydro-4-deoxy-D-glucuronate isomerase encodes MKIDLRYATHPEDAKRYDTETLRRHFLMESLFEPNGILLTYSTIDRVVVGGVLPTTGSVALTAPKEIGSPTFLARRELGAFNIGGPGRVVADGAVFELANRDAIYIGKDTADVRFESVDPANPARFYVMSTPAHARCETRLITAAQAKTMAVGDAAKSNKRVINQYILPGICDTCQLVMGLTQLEPGSMWNTMPAHTHGRRCEVYFYFDLAEDARVFHLLGEPTETRHLVVKNEQTVISPSWSIHSGVGTSNYAFIWGMGGDNVDYTDMDWVAMETLR; translated from the coding sequence ATGAAGATCGACCTCCGCTACGCCACGCATCCCGAGGATGCGAAGCGCTACGACACCGAGACGCTGCGCCGTCACTTCCTGATGGAGAGCCTGTTCGAGCCGAACGGGATCCTGCTGACCTACAGCACGATCGACCGCGTGGTGGTCGGCGGCGTCCTTCCGACGACCGGGAGCGTGGCGCTGACCGCCCCGAAGGAGATCGGCTCTCCCACCTTCCTGGCGCGGCGCGAGCTGGGGGCCTTCAACATCGGCGGCCCCGGCCGCGTGGTGGCCGATGGCGCCGTGTTCGAGCTTGCCAACCGCGACGCCATCTACATCGGCAAGGACACCGCCGACGTCCGGTTCGAGAGCGTCGATCCGGCCAATCCCGCGCGCTTCTACGTCATGAGCACGCCGGCCCATGCCCGCTGCGAGACGCGCCTGATCACCGCCGCCCAGGCGAAGACCATGGCGGTCGGCGACGCCGCCAAGTCGAACAAGCGCGTCATCAACCAGTACATCCTGCCGGGCATCTGCGATACCTGCCAGCTCGTCATGGGGCTGACCCAGCTCGAGCCGGGCAGCATGTGGAACACCATGCCGGCCCACACCCATGGCCGCCGCTGCGAGGTCTACTTCTACTTCGACCTGGCGGAGGACGCCCGCGTCTTCCATCTGCTGGGCGAACCGACCGAGACCCGGCACCTCGTGGTGAAGAACGAGCAGACGGTGATCTCGCCGAGCTGGTCGATCCATTCCGGCGTCGGCACCAGCAACTATGCCTTCATCTGGGGCATGGGCGGCGACAACGTCGATTATACGGACATGGACTGGGTGGCGATGGAAACGCTGCGCTGA